A genomic stretch from Candidatus Amarolinea dominans includes:
- the greA gene encoding transcription elongation factor GreA — translation MANNKEVYLTVEGIQKLREELEYLQTVRRADVAHKIHEAKMDGDVSENAGYDEAKNEQAFVEGRIKTVERLIAGAVMIESNHHKTHVVLGARVTVRDIEFDETDTYVIVGSAEANPAEGRISNESPMGRALMGGRVGQHKQINTPGGTINVDIVEIE, via the coding sequence ATGGCGAATAACAAGGAAGTATACTTGACAGTAGAAGGTATTCAGAAGCTGCGCGAAGAGCTGGAATACCTGCAGACCGTACGACGGGCGGACGTGGCCCACAAGATTCACGAAGCCAAAATGGATGGCGACGTGTCTGAGAATGCGGGCTACGACGAAGCCAAGAATGAGCAGGCGTTTGTGGAAGGACGCATCAAGACCGTTGAGCGCCTGATTGCCGGCGCGGTCATGATCGAGAGCAATCACCACAAAACCCACGTCGTGCTCGGCGCTCGCGTCACGGTACGCGATATCGAGTTTGACGAGACTGACACCTATGTGATCGTTGGTTCGGCCGAAGCTAACCCAGCAGAGGGGCGAATTTCGAACGAATCGCCTATGGGCCGCGCCTTGATGGGCGGACGGGTGGGTCAGCACAAACAGATCAACACACCAGGCGGCACCATCAACGTGGACATCGTCGAGATCGAGTGA
- the lysS gene encoding lysine--tRNA ligase, with protein sequence MFENLSDQEQARREKLARLQELNIPAYPARCQRTHTAQEAVAALEAAEATGTSAATVWLTGRLVALRIMGKASFAHIEDGSGRFQLFIRQNDVGAEIYENLLKKLLDLGDFVEASGALVRTKTGEPSCQVQSLRLISKALHPLPDKWHGLRDVETRFRQRYVDLLANPEVRQTFVTRARIVSAIRRYLDEVSFLEVETPILQPLYGGAEARPFVTYHNQLKQNLYLRISFELYLKRLLVGGYERVYEIGRDFRNEGISFKHNPEFTQLEFYEAYSDYGGMMRRCEELITSVARALNGHTRLTYQGHELDLTPPWRRLTMREAIRTATGLDYADYADAASLAAAMRGLGHPPEANANRGKLIESLFATHVEPNLVQPTFILDYPVEISPLAKKKDTDPTTVERFECFIGGMEISNAFSELNDPLDQLQRFEDMGRALAAGDEDAHPLDEDFITALCYGLPPTGGCGIGIDRLAMIFTDQPTIREVILFPHLRTKET encoded by the coding sequence GTGTTTGAAAATCTGAGCGATCAAGAGCAGGCCCGCCGCGAAAAGCTGGCGCGCTTACAAGAACTGAACATCCCTGCCTATCCCGCACGCTGCCAGCGCACCCACACGGCGCAGGAGGCAGTAGCGGCCCTGGAAGCCGCCGAGGCAACCGGCACAAGCGCGGCGACCGTCTGGTTGACCGGCCGCCTGGTGGCGCTCCGGATCATGGGCAAGGCGTCCTTCGCCCATATCGAAGACGGCAGTGGTCGTTTCCAGTTGTTCATTCGACAAAACGACGTGGGCGCTGAGATCTACGAGAATCTGCTCAAGAAACTCCTGGACCTCGGCGACTTCGTCGAGGCCAGCGGCGCCCTTGTGCGCACCAAGACGGGTGAACCGAGCTGCCAGGTGCAGTCACTGCGCCTGATCAGCAAAGCGCTGCACCCCTTACCAGATAAGTGGCATGGCCTGCGCGATGTCGAGACCCGCTTTCGCCAGCGTTACGTGGACCTGCTGGCCAATCCAGAGGTGCGCCAAACCTTTGTCACGCGGGCGCGCATCGTCAGCGCCATCCGTCGCTACCTGGATGAAGTCAGTTTCCTTGAGGTGGAAACCCCCATCCTGCAGCCGCTCTACGGCGGCGCGGAGGCGCGGCCTTTTGTAACCTATCACAACCAGCTCAAACAGAATCTCTACCTGCGCATCTCGTTCGAGCTGTACCTCAAACGCCTGCTCGTCGGTGGCTACGAGCGCGTCTATGAGATCGGCCGCGACTTTCGCAACGAAGGCATCAGCTTCAAGCACAACCCGGAGTTCACCCAGCTTGAGTTCTACGAAGCCTATAGCGACTATGGCGGCATGATGCGACGCTGCGAAGAATTGATCACGTCGGTGGCGCGGGCGCTGAACGGCCATACCCGCCTCACCTACCAGGGTCATGAGCTTGATCTCACCCCGCCCTGGCGCCGGCTGACGATGCGCGAGGCCATTCGCACGGCCACCGGGCTGGACTACGCGGATTACGCCGATGCCGCCAGCCTAGCCGCCGCCATGCGCGGTCTGGGGCATCCACCAGAAGCCAACGCCAACCGAGGAAAACTGATCGAGAGCCTCTTTGCCACGCACGTCGAGCCAAATCTGGTGCAACCGACGTTCATCCTGGATTATCCGGTGGAAATTTCGCCACTGGCCAAGAAAAAGGACACGGATCCCACCACGGTCGAACGCTTCGAATGCTTCATCGGCGGCATGGAAATAAGCAATGCCTTCTCCGAACTCAACGATCCGCTCGATCAACTGCAGCGTTTCGAAGACATGGGGCGCGCGCTGGCTGCCGGTGACGAAGATGCGCATCCACTCGATGAAGACTTCATCACCGCGCTCTGCTACGGCCTGCCGCCCACCGGTGGTTGTGGCATCGGCATTGATCGCCTGGCAATGATCTTCACCGATCAGCCCACGATTCGGGAAGTTATTCTCTTCCCCCACCTCCGTACAAAAGAAACATGA
- a CDS encoding glycoside hydrolase yields the protein MPYPLYVAFVWHMHQPYYRAPGQTEALLPWVRLHAAKDYLHMVEVLAKYPAVHATFNLVPSLTEQLLDYAAGRLTDRVMSLAQRSAWTEEEKTYLVNICYSVNWPNIARRYPRFNELIEQRERALLNPLTLSDTDYRDLITWFNLAWTDPNWLENDPELSALVRKGRHFSLADTMAVIHKHLKMCGMALQSYREREAQGQIELTTSPYYHPILPLLQDNRHALRHSPGLPLPPSGYNFSAPTDAETQVRLAVAHHSQHLGRLPRGLWPAEGAVSPEILPYVQAAGLRWLASDEEILARSLDIPVVRDHEKLNTNPAAFYQPYRLLVDDQPGPAMIFRDHEMSDRIGFLYQNIHGVQAAEDLVTRLQWVHWRLGDTQPFLLPIILDGENCWEWYEHNGDIFLDSLYQRLQQNHELRAVTVSEYLDTHPTRATLPHLATGSWIRGDLTTWIGDPEHTRAWSALARTRADLIAWQQATVDIEPAQLARAWQAIYISEGSDWFWWYSRNNSSDQDLLFDQTFRANMAVVYEIMHQAIPEWVMTPIAQGGRLLWNHQQPTAQITPRLRAAADAAPEWNGAAIIQARAVSGAMQRADDRPSPLQIIRVGYDNNALYLRLELATSTAHTDIGVNLRTEAPGRTSTTWGVRRMAAATTAWLHQQTSDGWEHVGTAPTAVGERVIEVAVPLESLGLTFGMTIHVQADASDDRQRIVSLPSEGPQAILFAALAPPA from the coding sequence ATGCCCTATCCACTCTACGTCGCCTTCGTCTGGCACATGCACCAGCCCTACTACCGCGCGCCTGGGCAGACTGAAGCCCTGCTGCCGTGGGTGCGTCTGCATGCGGCCAAGGACTACCTCCACATGGTTGAAGTCCTGGCGAAGTACCCCGCCGTCCACGCCACCTTCAACCTGGTCCCATCCCTCACCGAGCAACTGCTCGACTACGCCGCCGGTCGCCTGACCGACCGCGTCATGTCCCTGGCGCAGCGCAGCGCCTGGACCGAGGAAGAAAAGACGTATCTCGTCAACATCTGCTACAGCGTCAACTGGCCCAACATCGCGCGCCGCTACCCCCGCTTCAACGAACTGATCGAACAGCGCGAGCGCGCCCTGCTCAATCCGCTGACCCTCAGCGATACCGACTACCGGGACCTCATCACCTGGTTCAACCTGGCCTGGACTGATCCCAACTGGTTGGAAAACGACCCTGAACTGTCCGCCCTCGTGCGCAAGGGGCGCCATTTCAGCCTGGCCGACACCATGGCCGTCATCCACAAACATCTCAAGATGTGCGGCATGGCCCTGCAAAGCTACCGCGAGCGCGAGGCCCAGGGGCAAATCGAACTGACCACAAGCCCCTACTACCATCCTATCCTGCCGCTCCTGCAAGACAATCGTCATGCCCTGCGCCATTCGCCCGGCCTGCCCTTGCCGCCGTCCGGCTACAACTTCAGCGCACCGACCGATGCCGAAACCCAAGTGCGGCTGGCCGTTGCCCATCACAGTCAGCATTTGGGTCGCCTGCCGCGCGGACTGTGGCCGGCCGAAGGCGCCGTCTCCCCGGAGATTCTGCCCTATGTCCAGGCCGCGGGCCTGCGCTGGCTGGCCTCGGATGAAGAGATCCTGGCCCGCAGTCTCGACATCCCCGTGGTTCGTGACCATGAGAAGCTCAACACCAACCCGGCCGCTTTCTACCAGCCCTATCGCCTGCTCGTTGACGACCAGCCCGGCCCCGCCATGATCTTCCGCGACCATGAGATGTCGGATCGCATTGGCTTTCTCTACCAGAACATCCACGGCGTGCAGGCGGCCGAAGACCTGGTCACCCGCCTGCAGTGGGTGCATTGGCGCCTGGGCGACACGCAGCCGTTCCTGCTGCCCATCATCCTGGACGGCGAGAACTGCTGGGAATGGTACGAACACAATGGTGATATTTTTCTCGACAGTCTTTATCAGCGCCTGCAGCAGAACCACGAACTGCGCGCCGTCACCGTCAGCGAATACCTGGACACGCACCCCACTCGCGCCACCCTGCCGCACCTGGCAACCGGCTCCTGGATTCGCGGCGACCTGACCACCTGGATCGGTGACCCTGAGCACACGCGCGCCTGGAGCGCCCTGGCCCGTACCCGCGCCGACCTGATCGCCTGGCAACAGGCGACCGTGGACATCGAGCCGGCGCAGTTGGCGCGTGCCTGGCAGGCCATCTACATCAGCGAAGGCAGCGATTGGTTCTGGTGGTATTCGCGCAACAACTCCTCCGACCAGGACCTGCTGTTCGACCAAACCTTCCGCGCCAACATGGCGGTGGTTTATGAAATCATGCATCAGGCCATTCCAGAGTGGGTGATGACACCCATTGCCCAGGGCGGCCGCCTGCTGTGGAACCATCAACAGCCAACCGCGCAGATCACCCCCAGACTGCGCGCCGCGGCGGATGCAGCCCCCGAGTGGAACGGCGCGGCCATCATCCAGGCCCGCGCGGTCAGCGGCGCCATGCAGCGCGCCGACGATCGCCCCAGCCCGCTGCAGATCATCCGCGTCGGCTATGACAACAACGCCCTGTACCTGCGCCTGGAACTTGCCACCAGCACTGCTCACACCGACATTGGCGTCAACCTGCGCACGGAAGCGCCAGGGCGGACATCCACAACGTGGGGCGTGCGCCGGATGGCAGCCGCGACGACAGCCTGGCTGCACCAGCAGACGAGCGACGGCTGGGAGCATGTAGGTACGGCGCCCACAGCCGTAGGTGAGCGCGTCATCGAAGTGGCCGTGCCCCTGGAGTCACTCGGACTGACCTTCGGGATGACCATCCATGTACAAGCCGACGCCAGCGACGACCGCCAGCGCATCGTCAGCCTGCCGTCCGAAGGCCCGCAAGCCATCCTCTTTGCGGCCCTGGCCCCACCCGCCTGA
- a CDS encoding 50S ribosomal protein L9, producing the protein MEVLLLKDVPALGHAGDIKKVTGGYAANYLIPRGLATPATGGVRQQVKDIKDATTRRQTRERQQAQSLAERMTATTLTFTAKAGESGRLYGSITGADIATALEKALGQPVDKRTILLEHPIREVGTHSVGVKLLGDIRPDVKVVVNHEEQ; encoded by the coding sequence ATGGAAGTGCTTTTATTGAAAGACGTGCCGGCCCTGGGCCATGCCGGTGACATCAAGAAGGTAACGGGCGGCTATGCGGCTAATTATTTGATCCCACGTGGGCTGGCTACACCCGCGACCGGTGGTGTACGTCAGCAGGTCAAAGACATCAAGGATGCGACAACCCGCCGCCAGACACGCGAACGTCAGCAGGCGCAATCCCTGGCCGAGCGCATGACGGCCACGACACTCACGTTCACGGCCAAGGCCGGCGAGTCAGGCCGTCTCTACGGGTCGATCACTGGCGCTGATATTGCCACCGCGCTCGAAAAGGCATTGGGGCAGCCGGTGGACAAGCGCACCATTTTGCTTGAACACCCCATCCGCGAGGTTGGCACGCACAGCGTGGGCGTCAAGTTGCTGGGGGACATTCGACCCGACGTCAAGGTTGTGGTCAATCACGAGGAGCAGTAA
- a CDS encoding DUF2723 domain-containing protein, whose translation MSNATVQPMIWQTRFVAFHQHSRLQHPRRPARMGLIVLLIGACCLYLSTLDNGLRAGELAGGDLITHQYAQVQARPSNAPGYPLYTLGGWLWFHGGRLLLPQVNPVSLLAGYSTWWALLTLALLYRLLLRLTQHNWPLAWLAAAIYATTYFFWFYAVTTEQYTSAVLHTLLFVWAACRWLEAAPRAGAAVGSPHAADRWLMLIALLTGLALSHMVTVLAIVPPIAWLVLRQQPDLLRRPRFLAQLLVIALLPLLSYAFIYLRGAQHPEWRGSGVWLSTWDWFWHFISTGQGRSELTWSLTPPWTVEWPALLWRELTPLGTLAGLAGWALLGRRLGGLLAGAALIYVAFSFIDRLGNWYQVVMPVYALLALGLGVAADRVWKRATAGAVYSGRWARRVPALLLLALGLLLGSRLLFNFGRADQSDRITDTGLAPGWDLLADAPSAAHILATTAEADALRYLTIIGGVRPDVRPLTSAEARDILITGGRLFTSVAAAPLVAQEVTAQPHWRAVSANLIEVMAAPALAAAKPDAQVIGDGLALLSVTARLVEPQRADDWPGWAPSRPLTPSLEVRVTWLAQARPAADWAVSIRAIRQGQALQAADQLVQFDVRHPVAGLYPTTAWSAGEAITDVFRLPLPDQQRPDAAQIVIYRQLDSGSFENLGSIQIPIEP comes from the coding sequence GTGAGCAATGCTACAGTGCAGCCCATGATCTGGCAGACTCGTTTCGTGGCTTTCCATCAACACTCGCGCTTGCAACACCCGCGACGGCCGGCCCGCATGGGGCTGATCGTGCTGCTGATTGGGGCTTGTTGCCTCTACCTATCCACGCTGGATAATGGATTGCGCGCCGGTGAATTGGCCGGCGGCGACCTGATCACGCACCAGTATGCCCAGGTGCAGGCACGACCAAGCAACGCGCCCGGCTATCCGCTCTACACCTTGGGCGGTTGGCTCTGGTTCCACGGCGGACGCCTGCTGCTGCCCCAGGTCAACCCCGTCAGCCTGCTGGCCGGCTACTCCACATGGTGGGCGCTGCTGACGTTGGCCCTGCTCTATCGGCTGCTTCTGCGCCTGACCCAGCACAACTGGCCGCTGGCCTGGCTCGCCGCCGCCATCTACGCCACCACCTACTTCTTCTGGTTCTACGCCGTCACCACCGAACAGTACACCTCGGCCGTGCTGCACACGTTGCTGTTCGTCTGGGCCGCCTGTCGCTGGCTGGAAGCTGCACCACGCGCAGGCGCAGCCGTCGGCTCCCCTCACGCGGCCGACCGCTGGCTGATGCTCATCGCCCTCCTGACGGGGCTTGCGCTCAGCCACATGGTCACAGTCCTGGCGATTGTCCCACCCATCGCCTGGCTGGTGCTCCGCCAGCAGCCTGATCTCCTACGCCGGCCGCGCTTCCTCGCTCAGCTCCTGGTCATCGCCCTGCTCCCGCTGCTCAGCTACGCCTTCATCTACCTGCGTGGCGCGCAGCATCCGGAATGGCGCGGCAGCGGCGTCTGGTTGAGCACCTGGGACTGGTTCTGGCATTTCATCAGCACCGGCCAGGGCCGCAGCGAATTGACCTGGTCGCTCACGCCCCCGTGGACGGTCGAATGGCCCGCGCTGCTCTGGCGTGAGCTGACGCCCCTGGGCACGCTGGCCGGTCTTGCGGGCTGGGCGCTCCTCGGTCGGCGCCTGGGTGGCCTGCTGGCCGGCGCCGCCCTCATCTACGTCGCCTTCAGTTTCATTGACCGCCTGGGCAACTGGTACCAGGTGGTGATGCCGGTCTATGCCCTGCTGGCGTTGGGGTTAGGCGTGGCAGCCGACCGGGTCTGGAAGCGCGCCACGGCCGGCGCAGTGTACAGCGGCCGCTGGGCGCGCCGCGTGCCGGCGCTGCTGCTGCTGGCGCTCGGTCTGCTGCTGGGCAGCCGCCTGCTGTTCAACTTTGGGCGCGCCGATCAGTCCGATCGAATCACCGACACGGGGCTGGCGCCAGGCTGGGATCTCTTGGCGGATGCGCCGTCCGCGGCGCACATCCTGGCGACCACAGCCGAGGCTGACGCCCTGCGCTACCTGACCATCATCGGCGGCGTGCGGCCAGACGTGCGCCCGCTGACAAGCGCGGAGGCCCGCGACATCTTGATCACGGGCGGGCGGCTTTTCACTTCGGTGGCGGCCGCGCCCCTGGTCGCGCAGGAGGTCACAGCGCAGCCGCATTGGCGAGCCGTCAGCGCCAACTTGATTGAGGTGATGGCCGCGCCCGCGCTGGCCGCCGCTAAACCAGACGCCCAGGTCATCGGCGATGGTCTGGCCTTGCTCAGCGTCACCGCGCGCCTGGTCGAACCGCAGCGCGCAGACGATTGGCCCGGATGGGCGCCATCCAGGCCGTTGACGCCGAGCCTTGAAGTGCGCGTCACCTGGCTGGCGCAGGCGCGGCCGGCCGCGGACTGGGCGGTGTCCATACGCGCCATTCGCCAGGGGCAGGCACTGCAGGCGGCAGATCAGCTCGTTCAATTCGATGTACGCCACCCGGTCGCCGGCCTGTATCCCACCACCGCGTGGAGCGCCGGCGAAGCCATCACCGACGTTTTTCGCCTGCCCTTGCCCGATCAGCAGCGTCCGGATGCGGCGCAGATCGTCATCTACCGTCAGCTTGACAGCGGCAGCTTCGAGAACCTGGGCAGCATTCAGATACCGATCGAACCCTAG
- a CDS encoding Uma2 family endonuclease, whose amino-acid sequence MLDLRTEARPVGFDFMMLELPTEDGVPLESNWHRIEMNLLIDSLHYHWRQRTDYFAGGNMFIYFSAEQVRNRDYRGPDFFMVTGVDGSRDRGAWIVWEENGRYPNVIIELASPSTIHTDLGFKKDLYERVFRTTEYFCYDPGGPELLGWRLDAGEYRALKPNAHGWLWSHELDAWLGAWQGEFLRLQQTWLRLYGSDGALIPVVGEAEAQRAATEAQRAATEAQRAATEAQRAHEALQRAEVAETEVARLRALLAGKNGTHGNG is encoded by the coding sequence ATGTTGGATCTACGAACAGAAGCGCGGCCAGTCGGCTTTGACTTCATGATGCTCGAGTTACCTACAGAGGATGGTGTCCCCTTGGAATCAAATTGGCATCGTATCGAGATGAACCTGCTGATTGACTCGCTGCACTATCATTGGCGCCAGCGCACCGACTATTTTGCCGGTGGCAACATGTTCATCTACTTCAGTGCGGAGCAAGTGCGCAATCGAGACTATCGCGGGCCTGATTTTTTCATGGTCACTGGGGTGGATGGCAGCCGTGATCGGGGCGCCTGGATCGTCTGGGAGGAGAACGGCCGCTATCCGAATGTCATCATCGAGCTGGCCTCTCCATCCACGATTCATACCGATTTGGGATTCAAGAAGGACCTGTACGAGCGGGTGTTTCGCACGACGGAGTATTTCTGCTATGACCCCGGCGGACCTGAGCTACTGGGGTGGCGTCTGGACGCCGGCGAATACCGCGCCCTGAAACCGAATGCGCATGGTTGGCTCTGGAGTCATGAACTCGACGCCTGGTTGGGCGCCTGGCAGGGCGAGTTCCTGCGCCTGCAGCAGACCTGGCTGCGTCTCTATGGGTCGGATGGGGCTTTGATTCCCGTTGTTGGCGAGGCCGAAGCCCAGCGCGCCGCGACTGAAGCGCAGCGCGCCGCGACTGAAGCGCAGCGCGCCGCGACTGAAGCGCAGCGCGCACACGAAGCCTTGCAGCGCGCTGAGGTGGCCGAGACAGAGGTTGCCCGCCTGCGAGCGCTCCTGGCAGGGAAAAACGGAACCCATGGCAACGGTTGA
- a CDS encoding gamma-glutamyl-gamma-aminobutyrate hydrolase family protein, which produces MGVNGNGSRPRQALIGIPSARDRSQRYFGLSIYIQNRMYVQGVTLAGGAPITIPLELDEATLRTIYDSLDGVFLPGGEDIDPALYEEEPHELLGAVDAERDRTESLLTRWALQENKPIMAICRGAQMLNVVAGGSLFQDITALRPQSEKHDYFPPQFERFRISHEIEVDTGSRLHDIIGGEHSVNSMHHQSVKALGNNLRAAAWAPDGVIEAVEAINHPFAIGLQWHPEELAPRNDAAMLRIFQTFVQTAVESRRNGH; this is translated from the coding sequence ATGGGAGTGAACGGAAACGGATCGCGGCCGCGACAGGCATTGATTGGCATTCCGAGCGCGCGCGATCGCTCGCAGCGTTATTTTGGCCTGTCCATCTATATCCAGAATCGCATGTACGTCCAGGGCGTCACCCTGGCTGGCGGCGCACCTATTACCATCCCCTTGGAATTGGACGAGGCGACGCTGCGCACGATCTACGATAGCCTGGATGGCGTTTTTCTGCCGGGCGGAGAGGATATTGATCCCGCGCTGTACGAGGAAGAACCGCACGAACTCCTGGGCGCAGTGGACGCGGAGCGCGACCGCACCGAATCATTGCTGACGCGCTGGGCGTTGCAGGAGAACAAGCCGATCATGGCCATCTGTCGCGGCGCCCAGATGCTCAATGTGGTGGCCGGTGGCTCTCTCTTTCAGGACATCACCGCACTGCGGCCCCAGTCCGAAAAGCATGACTACTTCCCGCCCCAATTCGAGCGTTTCCGTATCAGCCACGAGATCGAGGTAGACACGGGCAGCCGGCTGCACGACATCATCGGCGGCGAGCATTCGGTCAACAGTATGCACCATCAGTCGGTCAAGGCGCTGGGCAACAACCTGCGCGCCGCCGCCTGGGCGCCTGACGGGGTCATCGAAGCCGTCGAGGCGATCAATCACCCCTTTGCCATCGGCCTGCAGTGGCATCCTGAGGAATTGGCCCCGCGCAATGATGCCGCCATGCTGCGCATCTTCCAGACGTTCGTGCAGACGGCGGTCGAGTCGCGGCGCAACGGGCACTGA
- the murI gene encoding glutamate racemase, whose translation MPPCCASSRRSCRRRSSRGATGTEPSVASIGIFDSGVGGLSVWREIAFLLPDVDLIYFADQGYCPYGPRTLPDIRQRVEKVARFLLAQEIELLVVACNTASAAALSHLRGLFDLPIVGMEPALKPAVEKTNSGKVAVMATPATFQGEPFGRLMARFAHGVQVFVQPCPGLVEQVEQGDLDGPATQRLLHRYLDGLPAQGVDELVLGCTHYPFLRPAIEAVVGAGVQVIDPAPAVARQARRLWERLETKPLTSSVPQRRFYTTGPAERLRQQLWQLLGPKAAHQANVQTASLHE comes from the coding sequence ATGCCGCCATGCTGCGCATCTTCCAGACGTTCGTGCAGACGGCGGTCGAGTCGCGGCGCAACGGGCACTGAGCCATCTGTGGCATCCATCGGTATTTTTGATTCTGGTGTAGGCGGTCTCTCGGTTTGGCGAGAGATCGCCTTTTTGCTGCCTGACGTGGACTTGATCTATTTTGCCGATCAGGGCTACTGCCCGTATGGACCACGCACGCTGCCCGACATTCGTCAACGTGTTGAGAAAGTGGCTCGTTTCTTGCTGGCCCAGGAAATCGAGCTGCTCGTCGTCGCGTGCAATACCGCCTCGGCCGCGGCGCTGTCGCACTTGCGCGGGCTGTTCGATCTGCCCATCGTAGGTATGGAGCCGGCGCTGAAGCCGGCCGTGGAGAAAACCAACAGCGGCAAGGTGGCGGTCATGGCGACACCGGCCACCTTTCAGGGCGAACCCTTCGGACGCTTGATGGCGCGCTTTGCGCACGGCGTGCAGGTGTTCGTGCAGCCCTGTCCGGGCCTGGTGGAGCAGGTGGAGCAGGGTGATTTGGACGGCCCGGCCACCCAGCGCCTGCTGCACCGTTACCTGGACGGTCTGCCGGCTCAAGGCGTGGATGAGTTGGTGCTGGGCTGTACGCACTACCCGTTTCTGCGCCCGGCGATCGAGGCGGTCGTTGGGGCAGGCGTCCAGGTGATAGACCCAGCGCCGGCCGTCGCCCGGCAGGCGCGGCGCCTGTGGGAGCGGCTGGAGACAAAACCGCTGACAAGCTCAGTCCCACAGCGGCGCTTCTACACCACCGGGCCGGCTGAGCGCCTTCGCCAGCAGCTCTGGCAACTGCTCGGCCCCAAAGCGGCGCACCAGGCCAACGTGCAGACAGCGTCTCTCCACGAATAA
- a CDS encoding type II toxin-antitoxin system HicB family antitoxin, whose translation MTPQDYHINIFYSEEDEGYIADIPDLRMCSAFGLTPADALAQAEIAKHAWLDAARAAGKPIPPPRYRPIIYQLAA comes from the coding sequence GTGACACCACAAGATTATCACATCAACATCTTCTACAGCGAGGAGGATGAAGGGTATATCGCCGATATCCCCGATCTGCGCATGTGCTCTGCCTTCGGCCTGACCCCCGCCGATGCCCTGGCCCAAGCCGAGATCGCCAAGCACGCCTGGCTCGACGCCGCCCGCGCCGCCGGCAAACCCATTCCCCCACCCCGTTACCGACCTATCATCTACCAGCTTGCAGCCTAA
- a CDS encoding putative DNA binding domain-containing protein gives MSVTHLIGRRSGPQIECMPTVDAERLTETLVAFANTDGGHILLGVTPAGHVIGNLQEEEVEGALRHALVNCRPPVKTEWQLVSTGQGDVVGVFVPRSTELHSLADGRVIVRSGAQNSPLGGEQIRQLAATKSSSDFEAEPIAGATLADLDEAIITEYIEKREERQRRKLTLSRQELLVQIGALTPELAPTTVGILLFGRDPQVFLPHSGAVFVRFTGTEARGPQGLPGYGRREEIVGPLARLIERLWQIIWSEMRVQAVVRGLQREEKSEYPPFAVREALVSAVCHRDYRVRPPHRGACSTTAWK, from the coding sequence ATGTCTGTGACCCATCTCATCGGCCGCCGGTCCGGCCCTCAGATTGAGTGTATGCCCACAGTGGACGCAGAGCGGTTGACTGAAACATTGGTTGCATTCGCCAATACCGATGGCGGCCACATTCTGCTCGGTGTAACGCCGGCCGGCCATGTCATCGGCAATCTGCAGGAAGAAGAAGTGGAGGGCGCCTTACGCCATGCGCTGGTCAACTGCCGGCCCCCGGTCAAAACGGAGTGGCAGTTGGTGTCAACAGGCCAGGGCGATGTTGTCGGCGTCTTCGTACCGCGCAGCACCGAGCTGCACAGCCTGGCCGATGGTCGGGTGATCGTGCGCAGTGGTGCGCAGAACAGCCCACTGGGCGGCGAGCAGATCCGGCAGTTGGCGGCCACTAAGTCGAGCAGCGACTTCGAGGCGGAGCCGATCGCCGGCGCCACCCTGGCTGACCTGGACGAGGCCATCATCACCGAATACATCGAGAAGCGCGAGGAGCGTCAGCGGCGCAAGCTGACGCTGTCGCGTCAGGAGTTGCTGGTTCAGATCGGCGCGTTGACGCCCGAGTTGGCGCCCACGACGGTTGGCATTCTGCTGTTCGGCCGCGATCCCCAGGTTTTCCTTCCTCACAGCGGCGCGGTGTTCGTGCGCTTCACCGGCACGGAGGCGCGGGGGCCGCAGGGGCTACCAGGCTACGGCCGCCGCGAGGAGATCGTCGGTCCGCTGGCGCGCCTGATCGAGCGCCTGTGGCAGATCATCTGGAGCGAAATGCGCGTGCAGGCGGTGGTGCGCGGCTTGCAGCGCGAGGAAAAATCGGAATACCCGCCCTTTGCCGTGCGCGAGGCGTTAGTCAGCGCGGTGTGCCACCGCGATTACCGGGTGCGGCCGCCGCATCGAGGCGCATGTTCGACGACCGCCTGGAAATGA